The following proteins come from a genomic window of Brevibacillus antibioticus:
- a CDS encoding aspartyl-phosphate phosphatase Spo0E family protein — protein sequence MKKLDSLERAVFSTMDQLNRKPLSPITRCMTLLDKSQEDLEKEMEDLRGQLIELAYVKGFSNIEVVELSQLLDELL from the coding sequence GTGAAAAAATTGGATTCTTTGGAACGTGCCGTCTTCTCTACTATGGATCAATTAAATAGAAAACCTCTTTCCCCTATAACCAGATGTATGACCTTGCTGGATAAGAGTCAGGAGGATTTAGAGAAAGAAATGGAAGATTTACGGGGACAGCTTATAGAACTTGCGTATGTAAAAGGTTTTTCCAATATAGAAGTTGTGGAGTTGAGCCAGCTCCTAGACGAATTATTGTAA